From Erwinia sp. HDF1-3R, one genomic window encodes:
- the potG gene encoding putrescine ABC transporter ATP-binding subunit PotG — protein sequence MNEAIVRPQPKAARALTPLLEIRNLTKSFDGQHAVDDVNLTIYKGEIFALLGPSGCGKSTLLRMLAGFEPPTSGQIVLDGQDLSHVPPYQRPVNMMFQSYALFPHMTVEQNIAFGLKQDRLPKEEIASRVAEMLALVHMQEYRSRKPHQLSGGQRQRVALARSLAKRPKLLLLDEPMGALDKKLRDRMQLEVVDILERVGATCVMVTHDQEEAMTMAGRIAIMNRGKFVQIGEPEEIYEHPTTRFSAGFIGTVNLFEGLLRERQPDGLLIDCPGLLSPLKVSTDASVVDGVPVHVALRPEKVMLCDEIPAEQSNVAVGEVVHIAYLGDLSVYHVRLRSGQTVIAQLQNAHRFRQDVPTWGDEVRLRWDADSCVVLTV from the coding sequence GTGAATGAGGCTATTGTCCGTCCGCAACCTAAAGCAGCCAGGGCCCTGACCCCGCTGCTTGAGATCCGCAACCTGACTAAATCTTTCGATGGGCAACACGCGGTAGATGATGTCAATCTGACCATTTATAAAGGCGAAATTTTTGCACTGCTCGGCCCGTCTGGCTGCGGGAAATCAACGCTGCTGCGGATGCTGGCGGGCTTTGAACCGCCGACCTCCGGCCAGATTGTGCTGGACGGGCAGGATCTTTCACACGTACCGCCCTATCAGCGGCCGGTTAATATGATGTTTCAGTCCTATGCGCTGTTTCCGCATATGACCGTTGAGCAGAACATTGCCTTCGGCCTGAAGCAGGACCGCCTGCCGAAAGAGGAAATTGCCAGCCGGGTGGCAGAGATGCTGGCGCTGGTGCATATGCAGGAGTACCGCAGCCGCAAGCCGCACCAGCTCTCAGGTGGACAGCGTCAGCGGGTCGCACTGGCCCGCAGCCTGGCTAAGCGGCCTAAGCTGCTGCTGCTGGATGAGCCAATGGGGGCGCTGGATAAAAAACTGCGCGACCGTATGCAGCTTGAAGTGGTTGATATCCTTGAGCGCGTGGGCGCCACCTGCGTAATGGTCACCCACGATCAGGAAGAGGCGATGACCATGGCCGGACGCATCGCGATTATGAATCGCGGCAAGTTTGTGCAGATTGGTGAGCCGGAAGAGATTTATGAGCACCCGACCACGCGCTTCAGCGCCGGATTTATTGGCACGGTAAATCTGTTTGAGGGCCTGCTCCGCGAGCGCCAGCCCGATGGTCTGCTGATCGACTGTCCGGGACTGCTTTCACCGTTAAAAGTCAGCACTGATGCTTCGGTGGTGGATGGCGTGCCGGTTCACGTTGCGCTTCGCCCGGAAAAAGTGATGCTGTGCGATGAGATCCCTGCTGAGCAGAGCAATGTGGCAGTGGGGGAGGTGGTACACATCGCCTACCTTGGCGATCTCTCGGTCTATCACGTCAGATTGCGCAGTGGCCAGACCGTCATTGCCCAGCTACAAAATGCCCATCGCTTCCGCCAGGACGTTCCGACCTGGGGTGATGAAGTGCGTCTCCGCTGGGATGCCGACAGCTGCGTCGTACTGACGGTATAG
- the potH gene encoding putrescine ABC transporter permease PotH yields MAEPEMKHAARPQGRFGIVVDRLQRRQGRRLVIALPWLWLVLLFLLPFLIVLKISFADIARAIPPYTDLVTWADGQLQMVLNVGNYLTLTDDPLYVDAYLHSLQVAAVSTIICLLIGYPLAWAVAHSAPGTRNILLLLIILPSWTSFLVRVYAWMGILNNNGILNRFLMWTGIIDHPLAILYTNLAVYIGIVYCYLPFMVLPLYTALTRIDYSLVEASLDLGARPLKTFFQVIVPLTKGGIIAGSMLVFIPAVGEYVIPELLGGPDSIMIGRVLWQEFFNNRDWPVASALAVIILLILILPIIWFHKHQNKEMGEKG; encoded by the coding sequence ATGGCTGAACCTGAGATGAAACACGCCGCCCGTCCGCAGGGCCGCTTCGGCATTGTCGTTGATCGCCTACAGAGGCGGCAGGGGCGACGGCTGGTAATTGCCCTGCCGTGGCTCTGGCTGGTGCTGCTGTTCCTGCTGCCCTTCCTGATTGTGCTTAAAATTAGCTTTGCCGATATCGCCCGCGCGATCCCGCCCTATACCGATCTGGTCACCTGGGCAGACGGCCAGCTCCAGATGGTGCTGAACGTTGGCAATTATCTGACCCTGACTGACGATCCGCTGTATGTGGATGCTTATCTACACTCATTGCAGGTGGCGGCGGTGTCGACGATTATCTGCCTGCTGATCGGTTATCCGCTGGCGTGGGCTGTCGCACATAGCGCACCTGGCACCCGTAATATTCTGCTGCTGCTGATTATCCTGCCCTCCTGGACCTCGTTTCTGGTACGGGTATATGCCTGGATGGGCATTCTGAATAATAATGGCATTCTTAATCGTTTTCTTATGTGGACAGGTATTATCGATCATCCGCTGGCCATTCTTTATACCAACCTCGCAGTCTACATTGGCATTGTTTACTGCTACCTGCCGTTTATGGTGCTGCCGCTGTACACCGCGCTAACGCGTATCGACTATTCGCTGGTGGAAGCTTCCCTGGATCTGGGCGCCCGCCCGCTGAAAACCTTCTTCCAGGTGATTGTGCCGCTGACGAAGGGCGGCATTATTGCCGGATCGATGCTGGTATTTATTCCCGCCGTTGGCGAGTATGTGATACCCGAACTGCTGGGCGGCCCTGACAGCATAATGATTGGGCGCGTGCTCTGGCAGGAGTTTTTCAACAATCGCGACTGGCCGGTCGCCTCCGCGCTGGCGGTGATTATTCTGCTGATCCTCATCCTGCCTATCATCTGGTTTCACAAGCATCAGAATAAAGAGATGGGGGAAAAGGGATGA
- the potI gene encoding putrescine ABC transporter permease PotI codes for MSSLPTIRSPWRTAILIVGFFFLYAPMALLVFYSFNSSQLAAWESFSLHWYQVLFHDDAMIDAVALSLSIAALAATAALLLGTLAAVVIVRFGRFKGSTGFAFMLTAPLVMPDVITGLSLLLLFVAMGHAIGWPADRGMLTIWLAHVTFCTAYVAVVINARLRELDRSIEEAAMDLGAAPLKVFFVITLPMIAPAMVTGWLLAFTLSLDDLVIASFVTGPGATTLPMQIFATVRRGVNPEINALASLILFVVGIVGFIAWRFMAYEEKQRLRDIQRARRGG; via the coding sequence ATGAGCAGCCTGCCAACAATCCGCTCGCCGTGGCGTACCGCGATCCTGATAGTGGGCTTTTTTTTCCTGTATGCGCCGATGGCACTGCTGGTCTTCTATTCGTTTAATTCATCGCAGCTTGCCGCCTGGGAGAGTTTCTCGCTGCACTGGTATCAGGTTTTGTTTCACGATGACGCGATGATCGATGCCGTGGCGCTAAGCCTGAGCATTGCCGCGCTGGCGGCGACGGCGGCGCTGCTGTTAGGCACCCTTGCTGCCGTGGTCATCGTGCGCTTTGGCCGCTTTAAAGGGTCTACCGGCTTCGCCTTTATGCTCACTGCGCCGCTGGTGATGCCGGATGTGATAACCGGCCTGTCGCTGCTGTTGCTCTTCGTGGCAATGGGACATGCCATTGGCTGGCCCGCCGACCGCGGGATGCTGACCATCTGGCTGGCCCATGTGACCTTTTGTACGGCCTATGTGGCGGTAGTGATTAATGCCCGCCTGCGCGAGCTGGATCGCTCGATTGAGGAGGCCGCGATGGACCTGGGCGCTGCGCCGCTTAAGGTTTTCTTTGTGATAACGCTGCCCATGATTGCGCCAGCGATGGTAACCGGCTGGCTGCTGGCGTTTACGCTGTCGCTGGATGATTTGGTGATCGCCAGCTTTGTCACCGGACCGGGGGCGACCACGCTGCCGATGCAAATTTTTGCCACCGTGCGCCGGGGCGTGAATCCGGAAATTAATGCGCTGGCGTCGCTGATCCTGTTTGTCGTCGGCATCGTCGGTTTTATCGCCTGGCGATTTATGGCGTACGAAGAGAAGCAGCGGCTGAGGGATATTCAGCGGGCGCGCAGGGGCGGGTAA
- a CDS encoding transporter substrate-binding domain-containing protein encodes MLKIALALVLACLSIQAEAGSSLRFATSGNNPPFEYLNDRNQLVGFDIDLANALCQRLKRSCLFTNNTFDRLLPSLKYHHDDAIISGMDITDDRQNEVDFTQPYIGNSSLMVVPKGRFWQIAQLKGKRVGVRNLSTQQAYLRDRWPEIIAVTYDSYQNALLDISKHRLDGIIGDTVVIRSMLKVHPQLATVGGEISDSRYFDNGMGIAVRKGDDELLNALNQALQSLTGDGTVRRLALHWFEPAQQE; translated from the coding sequence ATGCTTAAAATCGCTCTGGCCCTGGTGCTTGCCTGTCTCAGCATCCAGGCAGAAGCCGGGTCTTCTCTGCGCTTCGCGACTTCCGGTAACAACCCTCCTTTTGAGTATCTGAACGACCGTAATCAGCTGGTGGGATTTGATATCGATCTGGCAAACGCGCTTTGTCAGCGCCTGAAGAGAAGCTGCCTCTTTACCAATAATACCTTTGACCGCCTGCTGCCTTCTCTTAAATATCATCACGATGATGCCATTATCTCCGGTATGGATATAACCGATGATCGCCAGAACGAGGTTGACTTTACCCAGCCCTATATAGGTAACTCAAGCCTGATGGTCGTGCCAAAAGGACGCTTCTGGCAAATTGCCCAGCTCAAAGGCAAACGCGTGGGGGTACGCAATCTCTCCACGCAGCAGGCCTACCTGCGGGACAGATGGCCTGAGATCATTGCGGTGACCTACGACAGCTACCAGAATGCTCTGCTGGATATCAGTAAGCATCGGCTGGATGGGATCATCGGCGATACGGTAGTGATTAGAAGCATGCTGAAAGTGCATCCGCAGCTGGCGACGGTGGGAGGGGAGATTTCCGACAGTCGCTACTTCGATAACGGGATGGGCATCGCAGTGCGCAAAGGGGATGACGAACTGCTAAACGCCCTGAATCAGGCCCTCCAGAGCCTGACCGGGGACGGTACCGTACGCCGGCTGGCGCTGCACTGGTTTGAGCCCGCGCAGCAGGAGTAG
- the artM gene encoding arginine ABC transporter permease ArtM, whose translation MLSYLPDLLKGLHTSLTLTAASLALALLLALLFTVMLALKTPVLSLLVRGYITLFTGTPLLVQIFLIYYGPGQFPSLQSIPWLWHFLSQPWLCALLALSLNSAAYTTQLFYGAVRAIPAGQWQSCAALGMDRKNTLRILLPYALKRALSSWSNEVVLVFKGTSLAYTITLMEVMGQGQLLYGRTYDVTVFAAAGLIYLCVNGLLTLLMRFIEHRALAFERRN comes from the coding sequence ATGCTGAGCTATCTGCCTGACCTGCTGAAAGGACTGCATACCAGCCTGACGCTAACCGCCGCCTCGCTGGCGCTGGCGCTGCTTTTAGCCCTGCTGTTTACGGTGATGCTTGCGCTTAAAACACCGGTGCTAAGCCTGCTGGTGCGCGGCTATATCACTCTCTTTACCGGTACACCGCTGCTGGTGCAGATCTTTTTGATCTACTACGGCCCCGGTCAGTTCCCGTCACTCCAGTCAATCCCCTGGCTATGGCATTTTCTGTCCCAGCCCTGGCTTTGCGCCCTGCTGGCACTCTCTCTCAACAGTGCGGCCTACACCACCCAGCTGTTTTATGGTGCCGTACGCGCTATTCCCGCCGGTCAGTGGCAATCCTGCGCGGCGCTGGGAATGGATCGCAAAAATACGCTGCGTATTTTGCTGCCGTATGCATTGAAACGCGCCCTCTCCTCCTGGTCAAACGAGGTGGTGCTGGTATTCAAAGGGACGTCACTGGCTTATACCATTACGCTGATGGAGGTCATGGGCCAGGGTCAGCTGTTATATGGTCGCACCTATGACGTCACTGTGTTTGCCGCAGCGGGCCTGATTTATCTGTGTGTCAATGGCCTGCTGACGCTGCTTATGCGGTTTATCGAGCATCGCGCGCTGGCCTTTGAACGCCGTAACTAA
- the artQ gene encoding arginine ABC transporter permease ArtQ yields the protein MSELYPLASAAGMTVGLAVSALILGLILAMLFAAWESVRWRPFAWIGTGLMTLFRGLPEILVVLFVYFGASQLLLTLSDGFTLNFGFFRLPVQVQIENFDVSPFLCGVIALSLLYASYASQTLRGALKAVPLGQWESGQALGMKRAAIFFRLILPQMWRHALPGLGNQWLVLLKDTALVSLISVNDIMLQTKSIAARTQQPFTWYLVAAAIYLVVTLLSQQVLKRLDARATRFEQGNI from the coding sequence ATGAGCGAACTCTATCCTCTCGCAAGCGCCGCCGGTATGACCGTCGGCCTTGCTGTTTCTGCGCTGATCCTCGGTCTGATACTGGCGATGCTATTTGCTGCCTGGGAATCGGTTCGCTGGCGTCCTTTCGCCTGGATCGGCACGGGGCTGATGACCCTGTTTCGTGGCCTGCCAGAGATTCTGGTCGTGCTGTTTGTCTATTTCGGTGCTTCCCAGCTGCTGCTGACGCTGTCGGACGGCTTTACGCTCAATTTTGGCTTCTTCAGGCTGCCCGTCCAGGTGCAGATTGAGAATTTCGACGTCAGTCCGTTTCTCTGCGGGGTCATTGCGCTTTCCCTGCTCTACGCCTCTTATGCCTCGCAGACCCTGCGCGGCGCGCTGAAAGCGGTACCGCTGGGGCAGTGGGAGTCGGGTCAGGCGCTGGGCATGAAAAGAGCGGCGATTTTTTTCCGGCTGATCCTGCCGCAAATGTGGCGACATGCGCTGCCGGGCCTGGGCAACCAGTGGCTGGTGCTGCTGAAGGATACTGCGCTGGTTTCGCTGATAAGCGTCAATGACATTATGTTGCAGACCAAAAGTATTGCAGCCCGCACGCAGCAGCCTTTTACCTGGTATCTGGTTGCCGCAGCAATTTATCTGGTGGTGACCCTGCTGAGTCAGCAGGTATTGAAACGCCTTGATGCGCGCGCCACGCGTTTTGAGCAGGGGAATATCTGA
- the artJ gene encoding arginine ABC transporter substrate-binding protein, whose protein sequence is MKKIVLAALLAGLSLSATAAETIRFATEASYPPFEFVDSDNKIQGFDVDLANALCREMNATCTFTNQAFDSLIPSLKFRRFDAVMAGMDITAEREKQVLFTKPYYDNSALFIAQKGKVASVEALKGKRVGVQNGTTHQRYLADKMSGVTTVPYDSYQNAVLDLKNGRIDAVFGDTAVVNEWLKQNANLASVGDKVTDKAYFGTGLGIAVRQGNTDLQGKFNAALEKIKADGTFKTIYSKWFQQ, encoded by the coding sequence ATGAAAAAAATCGTACTTGCCGCGCTGTTAGCGGGTTTAAGCCTGAGTGCTACCGCCGCAGAAACCATTCGTTTTGCCACTGAGGCGTCCTATCCTCCGTTTGAATTTGTCGACTCTGATAACAAGATCCAGGGATTTGACGTCGATCTGGCAAATGCACTCTGCCGCGAAATGAACGCGACCTGCACCTTTACCAATCAGGCTTTTGACAGCCTGATCCCAAGCCTCAAATTCCGCCGTTTTGATGCCGTAATGGCCGGGATGGACATCACCGCCGAGCGCGAAAAGCAGGTGTTGTTCACTAAGCCGTATTACGATAATTCTGCGCTGTTTATTGCGCAGAAAGGCAAAGTGGCTTCCGTCGAAGCCCTGAAAGGCAAGCGCGTTGGCGTACAGAATGGCACCACCCATCAGCGCTATCTGGCGGATAAAATGAGCGGCGTCACCACCGTTCCTTACGACAGCTACCAGAATGCCGTTCTCGACCTGAAAAACGGTCGCATTGATGCGGTATTCGGTGATACCGCCGTGGTAAATGAGTGGCTGAAGCAGAATGCCAATCTGGCTTCGGTCGGCGATAAGGTTACCGATAAAGCCTATTTCGGCACGGGTCTCGGCATTGCCGTGCGCCAGGGGAATACCGACTTACAGGGTAAATTCAACGCCGCGCTCGAGAAAATCAAAGCCGACGGTACCTTCAAGACGATCTACAGCAAATGGTTCCAGCAGTAA
- the artP gene encoding arginine ABC transporter ATP-binding protein ArtP, whose translation MSIQLNGINCFYGAHQALFDIQLTCPEGETLVLLGPSGAGKSSLLRVLNLLEMPRSGTLSIAGNHFDFSKPPSENAIRELRQNVGMVFQQYNLWPHLTVMQNLTEAPCRVLGLGKDAARARADKLLERLRLTKFADRFPLHLSGGQQQRVAIARALMMEPAVLLFDEPTAALDPEITAQIVSIIQELAQTRITQVIVTHEVEVARKTATRVVYMENGFIVEQGDASRFSQPQTDEFAHYLSH comes from the coding sequence ATGAGTATTCAACTTAACGGAATTAACTGCTTTTACGGTGCCCACCAGGCACTGTTCGATATTCAGCTCACCTGCCCCGAGGGCGAGACGCTGGTTTTGCTGGGTCCAAGCGGTGCCGGTAAGAGCTCCCTGCTGCGCGTGCTTAACCTGCTGGAGATGCCCCGTTCCGGCACTCTGAGCATTGCCGGTAATCACTTCGACTTCAGTAAACCCCCGTCTGAGAATGCTATCCGCGAGCTGCGTCAGAATGTGGGAATGGTATTCCAGCAATATAATCTGTGGCCGCATCTGACGGTAATGCAGAACCTGACTGAAGCCCCCTGCCGCGTGCTGGGGCTGGGTAAAGACGCAGCGCGAGCCCGGGCGGATAAGCTGCTTGAGCGCCTGCGCCTGACAAAATTTGCCGATCGCTTCCCGCTGCACCTCTCTGGCGGCCAGCAGCAGCGCGTAGCCATTGCCCGGGCGCTGATGATGGAGCCAGCCGTGCTGCTGTTCGACGAGCCGACCGCCGCGCTGGATCCTGAAATTACCGCGCAAATTGTCTCCATCATTCAGGAGCTGGCCCAGACCCGGATCACTCAGGTGATTGTGACCCATGAGGTTGAAGTTGCCCGTAAAACCGCCACCCGCGTGGTCTATATGGAAAATGGTTTTATTGTTGAACAGGGTGATGCCAGTCGTTTTTCACAGCCGCAGACCGATGAGTTTGCCCACTATCTCTCGCATTAA
- a CDS encoding lipoprotein produces MKYQAIAVLAPLALLLSACTTVQPAYKDIGTRMSPCVDGGPDTVAQKFYDLRTGQPTQGLPDAQLLAKYRPYLSDKLYQTLLKASGEDGRDPALMQGDIFSSLPAGPDSASVADASTIPNTDARNIPLRVSLSRNGSKPVEWQDEVLMVREGTCWAVDDIRYTSQAPHLDGGSLSQRLLK; encoded by the coding sequence ATGAAATACCAGGCGATCGCCGTTTTGGCTCCGCTGGCGCTGCTGCTGAGTGCCTGTACCACGGTACAACCGGCGTACAAGGATATCGGAACCCGGATGAGTCCCTGCGTTGATGGTGGCCCGGATACCGTAGCGCAGAAATTCTATGACCTGCGCACCGGGCAGCCAACCCAGGGCTTACCTGATGCCCAGCTGTTGGCAAAATATCGCCCCTATCTCAGTGACAAGCTGTATCAGACGCTGCTGAAAGCCAGTGGTGAAGACGGCAGGGATCCCGCCCTGATGCAGGGAGATATCTTCTCCAGTCTGCCAGCCGGACCGGATTCAGCCAGCGTGGCTGATGCCTCAACCATTCCGAATACTGATGCACGTAATATTCCGCTGCGCGTCTCACTTAGCCGCAACGGTAGCAAGCCGGTGGAATGGCAGGATGAAGTGCTGATGGTGCGTGAAGGCACCTGCTGGGCGGTTGATGATATTCGCTATACCAGTCAGGCTCCCCACCTGGACGGTGGATCATTAAGCCAGCGACTGCTGAAATAG